The genomic stretch ACAAGGTCGTGATCATCAAGCTGAGCCTCGTGGCGCTCGTGCTCGTGACCTTGCCGCTCACGAGCGCGCACCTCTGGAGCGCGGCACTCGCGGTAACCCTCTGGGGCGCGTGTGCGTGGGGCGTGCTGGTGCCGCAGCAGTTCCGTCTCGCGAGTCTCAATCCGCCGATGACCGCCGTGCTGGTCGGCTTGAATACCTCGGCGACCTACGTGGGCGTCTCGATTGCCGGCACGCTCGGCGCGGCGATGATTCCTGTCGTCGGCAGTCACAACCTGGGGTATCTCTCCGCCATACCCGTCGTGATCGCGATCATGGTGTCGCAACTCGCGACGCGCCGCATCGCTGCGTTTGCACGAAGCGGCAAAAGCGCGCTAGCGGCCTGAATGGCGCCATCGCTTCGCATGCTCCCTTTCATCATTCGTTCCAGTTACGAGGAAACCGTCATGTCCAACGTCAACGCATCGGCGAGCGCATTTCGCCAGTTGCACCACAACGCCACGCCGCTCCGTTTGCCGAACGCCTGGGACGCGGGCAGCGCGCGTCTGATCGAGGCGCAGGGCGCGCCCGCCATCGCCACCACCAGCGCGGGGTTCGCGTGGGCGCTGGGCTATCCCGACGGCCGCGTGCTGCCCGTGGAGGAGGTTGTCGCTTCGGTGCGGCGCATCGCGCGCGTGCTGAAGGTGCCGCTTTCCGTCGATGTCGAAAACGGTTATGCCGACGACCCGAAGCAGGTCGCGGAGCACGTGATGCGGCTCGTGGACCTCGGCATCGCCGGGATCAATATCGAAGACGGCCCCGACGAAGCCTCGCTGCTCGCCGCGAAGATCGAGGCGATCAAGAACGCCGTGGCGAAAGCGGGCGCGGATCTCTTCGTCAACGCGCGCACCGACGTCTTTCTCGCGAGTCTCGTGGAGCCGGCGCGGCAGCCGCAGGAGGCGATCGCGCGCGGCAACGTGTATGCGCAGGCGGGAGCCGACGGCGTGTTCGTGCCCGCGCTGATGAATCCTTCGGATATCGAAACGATCGTGGCGGCCACGCGGCTGCCGCTGAACGTCATGGCGCTGCCGGGTCTCGCCGATGCCGCCACGCTTGGGCAGCTCGGCGTGCGCCGGTTGAGCGCGGGCAGCGGGATCACGCAGGTCGTGCTCGGCCGGGTCAAGGCGATGGCGCAGGACTTTCTCGCGAACGGCCGCTCCGGGACGCTCGCCGAGCAGCCGTTGCCGTACGCCGAAATGCAGCGTTTGTTCGAGGTCACGGGCGCGGAGTGAGCCCGAGGAGGGCTCGCGCTGGCGAGGCGTTGCACGATCATGGCCTGAACGTTGGCGCGGACTTCGGCCTGCGCGTGGGCCCTACGCGCCGCCCGCCGAAGCCCCGAACAACCGCGCCACCACCGAGCGCAGCCAGCGGTTGCCCGCCTCGTGGTGATAGCGCGCGTGCCAATGCTGTTTCACCGCGAAACCGTCCACCGGCAGCGGGCACGCATGCACGGCGAGGTCGCTGGCTTGCGCCAGGGTTTCGCCGATATGGCGCGGCAGCGTCGTGATCAGGTCGGTGGTCTGCACGATCGCGCCGAGCCCCAGAAAGCCGGGCAATTCGAGCGCGATGCGCCGCTCGATCCGCTCGCGCAGGAGCGCCTGTTCGAGCAGCGCCGTGCCGGTTCCCGCGGTAATCGCCACGTGCCCTTCGCTGCGGTACGCCTTGAGGCTCAAGCGCTTGCGTATGCGCGGATGATGCCGGTTCGCGAGACACACCCAGTCCTGCGCGTAAAGCTGCTGCTGATAGATGCCGCCGCTC from Paraburkholderia acidisoli encodes the following:
- a CDS encoding isocitrate lyase/PEP mutase family protein; this encodes MSNVNASASAFRQLHHNATPLRLPNAWDAGSARLIEAQGAPAIATTSAGFAWALGYPDGRVLPVEEVVASVRRIARVLKVPLSVDVENGYADDPKQVAEHVMRLVDLGIAGINIEDGPDEASLLAAKIEAIKNAVAKAGADLFVNARTDVFLASLVEPARQPQEAIARGNVYAQAGADGVFVPALMNPSDIETIVAATRLPLNVMALPGLADAATLGQLGVRRLSAGSGITQVVLGRVKAMAQDFLANGRSGTLAEQPLPYAEMQRLFEVTGAE